From one bacterium Scap17 genomic stretch:
- the murF gene encoding UDP-N-acetylmuramoyl-tripeptide--D-alanyl-D-alanine ligase, translating to MSAPEQPVALSTFEELAAVLGAQLPPALRGQSLGVIETDTRKLGEQAAPLFVALKGERFDAHDFLAQARANGAVAALVERAVDDPLPQIVVADTRLAFGLLAAARRRAWGKPLIAVTGNSGKTSVKGLVHAILVRDAARFEAQSLANHGNLNNDFGLPMTLLRLSDAHQHGVVELGANHLGEIAWTTALARPQVAVITNVTGAHVGEFGGMGQIAQAKGEILAGLSPLGGRRPVAVLNRDDAYFSLWQALAATGQAIDIIDFSVADDAADGSVDSVDCPARLQARELGADELGRYAFELTFDGRSLGRVQLALLGRHNVANALAAAAACLALGIDSDLVIAGLESAESVPGRLGVVAGINGSRLLDDSYNANPGAMLAALDLLATLPAPRWCLMGAMGELGADAERLHAEVGDYARKLGIDFIATCGEGAQATAEAFGAGGKHFIERVELEAYARNHLPTGASVLVKGSRSAGMENVVAALKVDASR from the coding sequence ATGAGCGCGCCTGAACAGCCCGTCGCTCTGAGTACCTTCGAGGAACTGGCCGCGGTGCTCGGGGCGCAGTTGCCACCGGCATTGCGCGGTCAGTCGCTGGGCGTCATCGAGACGGACACCCGCAAGCTTGGCGAGCAGGCCGCGCCGCTTTTTGTGGCACTCAAGGGCGAGCGATTCGACGCCCATGACTTCCTCGCCCAGGCTCGCGCCAATGGCGCCGTCGCGGCGCTGGTCGAACGGGCAGTGGATGACCCGCTGCCGCAGATCGTCGTTGCGGATACCCGGCTGGCCTTCGGGCTGCTGGCGGCGGCGCGTCGCCGTGCCTGGGGGAAGCCGTTGATCGCGGTGACCGGCAACAGTGGCAAGACCAGTGTCAAGGGCCTGGTGCATGCCATCCTCGTGCGGGATGCCGCGCGTTTCGAGGCCCAAAGCCTCGCCAATCACGGCAACCTCAACAACGATTTCGGCCTGCCGATGACGTTGCTGCGCTTGAGCGATGCCCACCAGCACGGCGTGGTCGAACTGGGCGCCAATCACCTCGGCGAGATTGCCTGGACGACGGCCCTGGCGCGCCCGCAAGTGGCGGTGATCACCAATGTCACCGGCGCCCATGTCGGCGAATTCGGCGGCATGGGTCAGATCGCCCAGGCCAAGGGCGAGATTCTGGCGGGCCTCAGCCCGTTGGGAGGACGACGCCCGGTCGCGGTGCTCAACCGTGATGACGCCTACTTCTCGCTTTGGCAGGCGCTGGCCGCGACTGGTCAGGCGATCGATATCATCGACTTCAGCGTTGCGGATGACGCTGCGGATGGCAGCGTGGATAGCGTTGATTGCCCGGCACGCCTGCAGGCGCGTGAGCTAGGCGCGGATGAACTCGGGCGTTATGCTTTCGAACTGACGTTTGATGGCCGCTCGCTCGGCCGTGTTCAGCTGGCGTTGCTGGGGCGTCACAACGTGGCCAATGCGCTGGCGGCTGCCGCGGCGTGCCTGGCACTGGGCATCGACAGTGATCTGGTGATCGCCGGGCTCGAGAGTGCCGAGAGCGTGCCCGGCAGGTTGGGGGTCGTGGCGGGCATCAATGGTTCGCGTCTGCTGGATGACAGCTACAACGCCAACCCCGGTGCCATGCTGGCGGCGCTGGATCTGCTGGCGACACTGCCTGCGCCGCGCTGGTGCCTGATGGGCGCCATGGGCGAACTCGGAGCCGACGCCGAACGTCTGCATGCCGAGGTGGGCGATTACGCCCGCAAGCTGGGCATAGATTTCATTGCCACCTGCGGCGAGGGCGCTCAGGCGACTGCCGAGGCCTTCGGGGCCGGTGGCAAGCACTTTATCGAGCGGGTGGAGCTGGAAGCTTACGCCCGTAACCATCTACCCACCGGGGCCAGTGTTCTGGTCAAGGGGTCTCGCAGCGCTGGCATGGAGAATGTCGTTGCCGCGCTCAAGGTCGACGCATCAAGGTGA
- a CDS encoding phospho-N-acetylmuramoyl-pentapeptide-transferase yields MLLLLAEFLAQFNGAFTVFNYLTLRVVLATLTALLLCLWLGPWVIRKLVDGQIGQAVRDDGPKSHLSKAGTPTMGGVMILLSMAVSTLLWGDLTNLYVWVVLVVTLGFGAVGWVDDYRKVVEKNPRGLPARWKYFWQSVVGIGAAVVLYLTASTPAETGLLVPFFKDVVIPLGVFYVVLTYFVIVGSSNAVNLTDGLDGLAIMPTVLVAMGLAIFAYASGNLKFAEYLHIPFIAGSGELAVFCATIAGAGLGFLWFNTYPAQVFMGDVGALALGAALGVVAVIVRQEIVLFIMGGVFVMETVSVILQVGSYKLTGRRIFRMAPLHHHFELKGWPEPRVIVRFWIITVVLVLLGLATLKVR; encoded by the coding sequence ATGCTGCTGCTGCTTGCTGAGTTTCTGGCCCAATTCAATGGCGCCTTTACGGTTTTCAATTATCTGACCCTGCGCGTGGTATTGGCCACGTTGACGGCACTGTTGCTGTGTCTGTGGCTGGGTCCCTGGGTCATCCGCAAGCTCGTCGATGGCCAGATCGGCCAGGCCGTGCGCGACGATGGCCCCAAGTCTCACCTTTCCAAGGCCGGTACTCCGACCATGGGCGGCGTGATGATCCTGCTGTCGATGGCCGTCTCCACCCTGCTGTGGGGCGACCTGACCAACCTGTATGTCTGGGTGGTGCTGGTCGTGACGCTGGGCTTCGGCGCCGTCGGCTGGGTCGATGACTACCGCAAGGTGGTGGAGAAGAATCCGCGTGGCCTGCCGGCGCGCTGGAAGTACTTCTGGCAGTCGGTGGTGGGCATCGGCGCCGCCGTGGTGCTGTACCTGACGGCGAGCACGCCGGCCGAGACGGGCCTGCTGGTGCCATTCTTCAAGGACGTCGTCATCCCGCTGGGCGTGTTCTACGTGGTGCTGACCTACTTCGTGATCGTCGGCAGCTCCAATGCGGTCAACCTGACCGATGGCCTCGATGGTCTGGCGATCATGCCGACCGTGCTGGTCGCCATGGGCCTGGCCATTTTCGCCTATGCCTCGGGCAATCTGAAGTTCGCCGAGTATCTGCACATTCCGTTCATTGCCGGTTCCGGTGAGCTGGCCGTGTTCTGCGCCACCATCGCGGGTGCCGGCCTCGGTTTCCTGTGGTTCAACACCTACCCCGCCCAGGTCTTCATGGGCGATGTGGGCGCGCTGGCGCTCGGCGCGGCACTGGGGGTCGTGGCGGTCATCGTGCGTCAGGAAATCGTGCTGTTCATCATGGGCGGCGTCTTCGTGATGGAAACCGTCTCGGTGATCCTGCAGGTCGGCTCCTACAAGCTGACCGGGCGACGCATCTTCCGCATGGCGCCGCTGCATCACCACTTCGAGCTGAAAGGCTGGCCGGAGCCGCGCGTCATCGTGCGCTTCTGGATTATCACCGTCGTGCTGGTGCTGCTTGGCCTGGCCACACTCAAGGTTCGCTGA
- the murD gene encoding UDP-N-acetylmuramoyl-L-alanine--D-glutamate ligase codes for MTLSVTSHTPASPVPAKGPTLVVGLGVSGQAIARHLSDRGIDFAVADTRSAPPGLESLREHAPQAEVHLGPLEALDLSRFGEVVLSPGIAPRQAVFDGVRERLVGEIALFVRALDERQARDAQGKRPTLVAITGSNAKSTVTTLIAQMAARAGRDVAVGGNLGTAALSLLREQPDAELYVLELSSFQLETTPELKADVACFLNLSEDHLDRHDGMRGYQAAKRGIFRGAGLAVINADDAWSWPAENDAVARVSFSVQLGGSADKSTDEAARQAQWCLAEEGGTLSLCHAESGQLRSVMPAADVRLAGRHNQANALAALAMGTAIGLDEAAMVAELTSFAGLPHRGELIAEVAGVRWINDSKGTNVGATLAAIAGLGPTLEGKLILLAGGQGKGADFTPLAAPLARYAREVVVFGQDAPLLMQALADDVPVTPVMTLGDAMRHARQIAQAGDCVLLSPACASLDQFPHYMARGDAFRDWVTQYIMSGADGNSGPSSSDKEACDA; via the coding sequence ATGACCCTCTCTGTCACCTCTCACACACCGGCCTCGCCGGTGCCTGCCAAAGGACCGACCCTGGTGGTCGGTCTTGGTGTCTCCGGACAGGCGATCGCTCGCCATCTGAGTGATCGCGGCATCGACTTTGCCGTCGCCGATACCCGCAGCGCACCGCCTGGCCTCGAGAGCCTGCGCGAGCATGCGCCGCAGGCCGAGGTACATCTTGGCCCACTGGAAGCGCTGGACCTGTCACGCTTCGGCGAGGTGGTACTCAGTCCGGGCATTGCCCCGCGTCAGGCGGTGTTCGATGGGGTCCGCGAGCGACTGGTCGGCGAGATCGCACTCTTCGTGCGCGCGCTGGATGAGCGCCAGGCTCGTGACGCGCAGGGCAAGCGGCCCACGCTGGTCGCGATCACTGGCTCGAACGCCAAGTCCACCGTGACCACGCTGATCGCGCAGATGGCCGCGCGTGCCGGTCGTGACGTGGCGGTCGGCGGCAATCTGGGCACCGCCGCGCTGAGCTTGTTGCGTGAGCAGCCCGATGCCGAGCTCTACGTGCTGGAGCTGTCTTCCTTCCAGCTCGAGACCACGCCTGAGCTCAAGGCCGATGTCGCCTGCTTCCTGAATCTCTCCGAAGATCATCTTGATCGCCACGACGGCATGCGCGGCTATCAGGCCGCCAAGCGCGGTATCTTCCGCGGCGCAGGCCTTGCGGTCATCAATGCCGATGACGCCTGGAGCTGGCCGGCCGAGAATGATGCGGTGGCGCGAGTCAGTTTCAGCGTGCAGCTCGGTGGGTCGGCCGATAAGTCGACCGATGAGGCTGCCAGGCAGGCGCAATGGTGCCTGGCGGAAGAGGGCGGCACGCTGTCGCTGTGTCATGCCGAGTCTGGCCAGCTGCGCAGCGTGATGCCTGCTGCGGACGTGCGTCTTGCAGGCCGCCACAATCAGGCCAATGCGCTGGCGGCACTCGCGATGGGCACCGCGATCGGCCTCGACGAGGCGGCGATGGTCGCCGAGCTAACCAGCTTCGCGGGCTTGCCGCATCGCGGCGAGCTGATCGCCGAGGTGGCGGGCGTGCGCTGGATCAATGATTCCAAGGGCACCAATGTCGGGGCGACGCTGGCGGCGATTGCCGGTCTCGGCCCGACGCTCGAGGGCAAGCTGATATTGCTGGCCGGTGGCCAGGGCAAGGGCGCAGATTTCACGCCGCTGGCGGCGCCACTGGCCCGTTATGCCCGTGAGGTGGTGGTGTTCGGACAGGATGCGCCGTTATTGATGCAAGCCCTGGCCGATGACGTCCCCGTGACGCCAGTCATGACGCTGGGCGATGCCATGCGTCATGCACGACAGATCGCTCAGGCGGGTGACTGCGTGCTGCTGTCACCGGCCTGCGCCAGTCTTGATCAGTTCCCCCATTACATGGCGCGCGGCGACGCCTTCCGTGACTGGGTCACGCAGTACATCATGTCTGGTGCTGACGGCAATTCTGGCCCTAGCAGCAGCGACAAGGAAGCCTGCGATGCGTAA
- the ftsW gene encoding putative lipid II flippase FtsW, translating into MRNKARRVHDTLTAERQPVDGWLLFCALAILCIGWVMVTSASSEISSERFDGNAFYYSMRHGIFIVIGLVAAFCTLRVPMSAWQQRSFAMLMLGFVLLVVVLVVGREINGAKRWIPLPLVGGVQASEIAKLCLMIWLAGYLDRRLDKVRASVVNGLILPCVPLLLMIVLLALEPDFGSIVVMGGAVMGMLLMAGVAWWGFIVLLGLAGGGGWLLAIAEPYRWERLTTYTDPWANMYDSGYQLTQALIAFGRGHLSGMGLGNSVQKLFYLPEAHTDFVFAVLAEELGLIGATAVVALFGLLIYRAFKIGRRAELAGLPFSAYLGYGIALVLGAQAFINIGVASGLLPTKGLTLPLMSYGGSSLIVSCVQIAILLRIDAETRKLTRTPTGNAAAPRRKTRKPTETPQGAQA; encoded by the coding sequence ATGCGTAACAAGGCCCGGCGAGTCCATGACACCTTGACGGCAGAGCGTCAGCCCGTCGACGGCTGGCTGCTGTTCTGCGCGCTGGCGATTCTGTGTATCGGCTGGGTAATGGTGACCTCTGCCTCCAGCGAGATCTCGAGCGAGCGCTTCGATGGCAATGCCTTCTACTACAGCATGCGCCACGGCATCTTTATCGTGATCGGCCTGGTGGCCGCCTTCTGTACGCTGCGCGTGCCGATGTCCGCCTGGCAGCAGCGCAGCTTCGCGATGCTGATGCTGGGCTTCGTGCTGCTGGTGGTCGTGTTGGTGGTCGGGCGCGAGATCAACGGCGCCAAGCGCTGGATACCGCTGCCATTGGTCGGCGGGGTGCAGGCCTCCGAGATCGCCAAGCTGTGCCTGATGATCTGGCTGGCCGGCTATCTGGACCGCCGCCTCGACAAGGTGCGCGCCAGCGTCGTCAATGGCCTCATTCTGCCCTGTGTCCCCTTGTTGCTGATGATCGTGCTGTTGGCACTGGAGCCTGACTTTGGCTCCATCGTGGTCATGGGCGGTGCCGTGATGGGCATGCTGCTGATGGCGGGCGTCGCCTGGTGGGGGTTCATCGTCTTGCTGGGCCTGGCGGGCGGTGGTGGTTGGCTCTTGGCGATCGCCGAGCCCTATCGCTGGGAGCGCCTGACCACCTATACCGACCCGTGGGCCAACATGTATGACAGTGGCTACCAGCTGACCCAGGCATTGATCGCCTTCGGTCGTGGCCACCTGAGCGGCATGGGGCTGGGCAATAGCGTGCAGAAGCTGTTCTATCTGCCGGAAGCGCATACCGATTTCGTATTTGCCGTGCTGGCCGAGGAGCTGGGCTTGATCGGGGCGACGGCCGTGGTGGCGCTGTTCGGACTGCTGATCTACCGCGCCTTCAAGATCGGTCGCCGCGCTGAACTCGCCGGCTTGCCGTTCAGCGCCTACCTCGGCTACGGTATCGCCCTCGTGCTGGGGGCGCAGGCCTTCATCAACATCGGTGTGGCCAGCGGACTGCTGCCCACCAAGGGGCTGACCCTGCCCCTGATGAGTTATGGCGGCTCCAGCCTGATCGTCAGTTGCGTGCAGATCGCGATACTGCTGCGTATCGATGCCGAGACCCGCAAGCTGACCCGCACACCGACAGGAAATGCCGCCGCGCCCCGCCGCAAGACCAGGAAGCCGACCGAGACACCGCAAGGAGCACAGGCATGA
- the murG gene encoding undecaprenyldiphospho-muramoylpentapeptide beta-N-acetylglucosaminyltransferase, giving the protein MAGGTGGHVIPALSLARALAAAGHEIHWLGSPRGIENRLVPDAGYPLHRVEVAGLRGKGLAGYAAIPFRLARAVLQARRVIRELKPVLVVGLGGFASGPGGLAARLEGIPLIIHEQNAIAGLTNKVLARMATRVYAAFPGAFPPALGAQVVGNPVRDEIADVGAAGHMSESAAEAAGESRALHLLVMGGSLGAQALNETLAPALALLPEASRPVVRHQAGRDKQEATLAAYQAVGVTAEVSEFIGDMAEAYAWADLVVCRAGALTVAELAAAGRPAVLVPFPHAVDDHQTVNAAVLVKADAARLIPQNTLTAERLAETLAELLDPKILTGMAARARNSAELDAVATMLAGCMETRLER; this is encoded by the coding sequence ATGGCCGGCGGGACGGGAGGACATGTGATTCCAGCGCTGTCGCTGGCGCGTGCCCTTGCGGCGGCCGGTCACGAGATTCATTGGCTGGGCAGCCCGCGTGGTATCGAGAACCGTCTGGTGCCCGACGCCGGCTACCCGCTGCATCGGGTCGAGGTCGCAGGCTTGCGCGGCAAGGGGCTGGCGGGCTATGCGGCGATCCCGTTTCGTCTCGCGCGCGCCGTCCTGCAGGCAAGGCGCGTGATTCGTGAGCTCAAGCCGGTGCTGGTGGTGGGCCTCGGTGGCTTCGCCAGTGGTCCGGGCGGGCTCGCGGCGCGCCTTGAAGGCATTCCGCTGATCATTCATGAGCAGAACGCCATCGCGGGGCTGACCAACAAGGTGCTGGCGCGGATGGCGACGCGTGTCTACGCCGCCTTCCCGGGCGCCTTCCCGCCGGCCCTCGGGGCTCAGGTGGTGGGCAATCCGGTACGTGATGAGATCGCCGACGTCGGCGCCGCCGGGCATATGTCCGAGTCTGCTGCCGAGGCGGCAGGCGAGTCGCGTGCCTTGCATCTGCTGGTGATGGGCGGCTCGCTGGGGGCTCAGGCGCTCAACGAGACGCTCGCGCCGGCGCTGGCCCTGCTGCCGGAAGCCTCGCGCCCCGTGGTGCGCCATCAGGCCGGACGTGACAAGCAGGAGGCGACCCTCGCCGCCTATCAGGCAGTCGGTGTCACGGCTGAGGTCAGCGAGTTCATCGGTGACATGGCCGAGGCCTATGCCTGGGCAGACCTCGTGGTCTGTCGCGCCGGCGCCCTGACCGTGGCCGAGCTGGCCGCGGCAGGTCGCCCTGCGGTGCTGGTGCCGTTCCCCCACGCCGTGGATGACCACCAGACCGTCAATGCCGCGGTATTGGTCAAGGCGGATGCCGCACGCCTGATTCCCCAGAATACGTTGACTGCCGAGCGTCTCGCCGAGACGCTGGCAGAATTGCTCGACCCCAAGATACTCACTGGCATGGCCGCTCGCGCCCGCAATAGTGCGGAACTCGATGCGGTAGCGACCATGCTGGCAGGCTGCATGGAGACTCGCCTTGAACGCTAG
- the murC gene encoding UDP-N-acetylmuramate--L-alanine ligase — translation MRRIRRIHFVGIGGVGMCGIAEVLGNMGYEVSGSDLKESAVTAHLRECGVRVAIGHAAINAEGSDVVVVSTAVDITNPEVAWAREHRIPVVRRAEMLAELMRFRQGIAIAGTHGKTTTTSLTATLLAEGGMDPTFVIGGKLTSAGTNARLGEGEYLVAEADESDASFLHLQPLISVVTNVDADHMATYEGDFNRLKDTFIEFLHNLPFYGLAVLCIDDANVRELLPRVQRQFVTYGFSDDADYRISDFRQGGGQLSFTALRPEGHAPLEITLAMPGEHNALNALAAIAIATDVGVSDEAIARALASFAGVGRRFQVHGEFAAPNGEQSVMLVDDYGHHPREVEMVIRAVRAGWPQRRLVMAYQPHRYSRTHDLYEDFVRVLSEVDTLLLLDVYSAGEAMIPGADGRSLAGSIRQRGQVDPLFVEHKRALPDLLKNVLRPDDILITQGAGDVGGIALALAGADLKLDEVTL, via the coding sequence ATGCGCCGCATCCGTCGTATCCATTTCGTCGGCATCGGCGGTGTGGGCATGTGTGGTATCGCCGAAGTACTGGGCAACATGGGCTATGAGGTCAGCGGTAGCGATCTCAAGGAATCCGCCGTCACGGCTCACCTGCGTGAGTGCGGCGTGCGTGTCGCCATCGGTCATGCGGCCATCAATGCTGAAGGCTCGGATGTGGTCGTGGTCTCGACCGCGGTGGACATCACCAACCCGGAAGTGGCTTGGGCGCGGGAGCATCGCATTCCCGTCGTGCGTCGCGCCGAGATGCTCGCCGAGCTGATGCGTTTCCGCCAGGGCATCGCGATTGCCGGTACCCACGGCAAGACCACCACCACCAGCCTGACCGCGACTCTGCTCGCGGAAGGCGGCATGGACCCGACCTTCGTCATCGGTGGCAAGCTGACCAGCGCAGGCACCAATGCCCGTCTGGGCGAGGGGGAGTATCTGGTCGCCGAGGCGGATGAGTCCGATGCCTCCTTCCTGCATCTTCAGCCGTTGATCTCGGTAGTGACCAATGTCGATGCCGATCACATGGCCACCTACGAGGGCGACTTCAATCGCCTCAAGGACACCTTCATCGAATTCCTGCACAACCTGCCGTTCTACGGTCTGGCGGTGCTGTGTATCGATGATGCCAACGTGCGTGAGCTGCTGCCGCGTGTTCAGCGTCAGTTCGTGACCTACGGCTTCAGTGACGATGCCGATTACCGCATCAGCGATTTCCGCCAGGGTGGCGGTCAGCTCAGTTTCACGGCGCTGCGTCCGGAAGGCCATGCACCGCTCGAGATCACCCTGGCGATGCCGGGTGAGCACAATGCGCTCAACGCCCTGGCGGCGATCGCCATCGCCACCGATGTCGGTGTCAGCGATGAAGCCATCGCTCGCGCGCTGGCAAGCTTTGCCGGTGTCGGTCGTCGCTTCCAGGTGCACGGAGAATTCGCGGCACCCAATGGCGAGCAGAGCGTGATGCTGGTGGACGATTATGGCCACCACCCGCGCGAAGTGGAGATGGTGATTCGCGCCGTGCGCGCCGGCTGGCCGCAGCGCCGTCTGGTGATGGCCTACCAGCCGCACCGTTATTCGCGCACCCATGATCTCTATGAAGATTTCGTGCGTGTGCTGTCCGAAGTCGACACCCTGTTGCTGCTGGATGTCTACAGTGCCGGGGAAGCGATGATTCCAGGCGCCGATGGCCGCTCGCTGGCGGGCTCGATCCGTCAGCGCGGCCAGGTGGACCCGCTGTTCGTCGAACACAAGCGTGCCTTGCCGGACCTGCTCAAGAACGTGCTGCGTCCGGACGATATCCTGATTACCCAGGGGGCGGGCGATGTCGGTGGCATTGCGCTGGCACTGGCGGGGGCCGACCTCAAGCTTGACGAGGTGACGCTATGA
- a CDS encoding D-alanine--D-alanine ligase, with product MTVSSSSSGVTGVNPELATRYGRVVVLFGGLSAEREVSLKSGAAVLAALQGAGVDVQGYDMAHGLAGLETLRPDRVFIAMHGRGGEDGTLQGALELLGIPYTGSGVLASALGMDKLRTKKLWDIEGLPTPRSCRLAADTNWQSVLETLGTPVVVKPVHEGSTLGIHIVEDAQALHDAWTDASRFDAVVMAERFIKGPEYTVSVLDGEVLPAIRIEADSGFYDYDAKYIANTTRYLLPCGLSAAREAELAEISLKAFNVLGCEGWGRVDVMEDADGAFWLLEVNTSPGMTDHSLVPQSAAHIGLDFATLVLRILDTTLAERGANDASVAQQSGH from the coding sequence ATGACCGTCTCTTCTTCCTCGTCTGGAGTGACAGGCGTGAATCCTGAGCTGGCCACGCGCTATGGACGTGTCGTGGTGCTGTTCGGTGGCCTGAGCGCCGAGCGCGAGGTGTCGCTCAAGAGCGGTGCGGCGGTGCTGGCGGCCCTGCAGGGCGCAGGTGTCGATGTGCAGGGCTATGACATGGCGCATGGGCTGGCCGGTCTCGAGACATTGCGCCCCGACCGTGTCTTCATCGCCATGCACGGTCGGGGCGGCGAAGATGGCACCTTGCAGGGGGCGCTGGAATTGCTGGGCATTCCCTACACCGGCAGCGGAGTACTGGCCTCTGCACTGGGCATGGACAAGCTGCGCACCAAGAAGCTCTGGGATATCGAGGGCTTGCCGACGCCGCGTTCCTGTCGCCTGGCGGCGGATACGAACTGGCAGTCGGTGCTAGAGACGCTCGGTACCCCGGTAGTGGTCAAGCCGGTGCATGAGGGGTCGACTCTCGGCATTCATATCGTCGAGGACGCCCAGGCGCTCCATGATGCCTGGACGGATGCCAGCCGCTTCGATGCGGTAGTGATGGCCGAGCGTTTCATCAAGGGGCCGGAATATACGGTCTCGGTGCTGGACGGCGAGGTATTGCCAGCCATTCGCATCGAAGCCGATAGTGGCTTCTATGATTACGATGCCAAATACATCGCCAATACCACGCGCTATCTGCTGCCTTGTGGTCTGAGCGCTGCGCGTGAGGCGGAATTGGCCGAGATCTCACTCAAGGCATTCAACGTGCTGGGCTGCGAGGGTTGGGGCCGTGTCGATGTGATGGAAGATGCGGACGGCGCCTTCTGGCTGCTGGAAGTCAACACCTCGCCGGGCATGACTGATCACAGCCTGGTGCCGCAGTCCGCGGCGCATATCGGGCTCGATTTCGCCACCCTGGTGCTGCGTATTCTCGACACGACTCTCGCCGAGCGGGGCGCAAACGATGCGTCAGTCGCTCAGCAGAGTGGTCATTGA
- a CDS encoding FtsQ-type POTRA domain-containing protein gives MAARSTTGAIFGFVLGLALLVAGGQALWTWLDRPIERVTIKGDFDHVSAAYLQRHIAPLIRGQSWLSVPLGEVRRRALAIDWLSEVSISRRWPDTLEFELFEQQPVAYWNDGELLNVRGDAFQAGPVTQLGNLPNLAGPKGSGSEVLAELDALQSQLGGLGLNVSQLRLEPRGAWRFQVNDSVWVMLGRNDREARLARFMAAWQRRLGDEASQIRYIDLRYPNGVAVAWHGETMALEEGKDS, from the coding sequence ATGGCGGCGCGTAGCACAACCGGTGCAATCTTCGGCTTCGTTCTCGGCCTTGCGCTGCTGGTTGCGGGCGGACAGGCATTGTGGACCTGGCTTGACCGCCCCATTGAGCGAGTCACCATCAAGGGTGACTTCGATCATGTCAGTGCTGCCTACCTTCAGCGTCATATCGCGCCGTTGATTCGCGGCCAGAGCTGGCTCTCCGTCCCCTTGGGCGAGGTTCGGCGTCGCGCGTTGGCGATCGATTGGCTGAGTGAAGTCAGCATATCGCGTCGCTGGCCGGATACACTCGAATTCGAGCTGTTTGAACAGCAGCCGGTGGCCTACTGGAATGATGGCGAATTGCTCAATGTGCGCGGTGATGCCTTCCAGGCGGGCCCGGTCACGCAGCTGGGCAACCTGCCCAATCTGGCGGGGCCAAAGGGCAGTGGATCCGAAGTGCTGGCCGAGCTTGACGCGCTGCAGAGCCAGTTGGGCGGGCTGGGACTCAATGTCTCCCAGTTGCGATTGGAGCCACGTGGCGCCTGGCGCTTCCAGGTCAATGATTCAGTGTGGGTGATGCTGGGTCGCAACGATCGAGAGGCACGTCTGGCGCGTTTCATGGCAGCCTGGCAGCGGCGTCTGGGTGATGAGGCGTCGCAGATCCGCTACATTGATCTGCGTTACCCCAACGGAGTGGCAGTGGCGTGGCATGGGGAGACGATGGCACTCGAAGAAGGCAAGGATAGTTGA